A window of the Plasmodium vivax chromosome 12, whole genome shotgun sequence genome harbors these coding sequences:
- a CDS encoding Pv-fam-d protein (encoded by transcript PVX_118695A): MKERTNNYFYLFSKAFTYSILIWIWQRFEQSPSCGEPWNIEGKQNDSSGLRASRLLRGDAIMDFHQGYPQYRDRYMQGPVDHRGGAGGGGFAHQLSSLLKDKRIQKKINKMLKGIKQHGQMNDLRFNGNIDKLQKLLKGEKGYEELSRKHFPNNNYDSFQDPRNPNYRDPRYPDPRNPNYRDQRYPDPRNPNYRDQQYPDPRNPNYRDQQYPDPRNPNYRDQQYPDPRNPNYRDQQHPDPRNPNYRDQQYPDPRNPNYRGQQHPDPRNPNYRDQQYPDPSNPNYRDQQYPDPRNPNYRDQQYPDPRNPNYRDQQYPDPRNPNYRGQQYPDPRNPNYRDQQHPDPRNPNYRDQQHPDPRNQNYRDERHPDPRNPNYRDEQHPDPRNQNYRDERHPDPRNQNYRDERHPDQGNQNYGEDRRPDRRNRKNREDRHPDPRNASHDDEEHSDPRKPNYRDERHPDQGNQNYGEDRRPDRRNRKNREDRHPDPRNASHDDEEHSDPRKPNYRDERHPDQGDQNYGEDRRPDRRNRKNREDRHPDSRNASHNDEEYPGPRNRRRKEERHPDRRNRKYREDRHPDRRNPNYNSMDRGNEGKYPYDHEKSSASMKSEYDSEKQYPPQNYDDRFNGPYNSFDTDENYKGQYNRPKKGGYPDQQFNAPKHYGPYGPNVKDSKHQKKGHKSQHAPNVFGHPQQHLDMRKGPGNFQQEAFRGMTPDNRQKSGEALMREEYEKAKESKKELAKERTALGNLLKYIDTSFEYEMMRSMKAKNKETSPVKEKGMRSTLFFYMKKYKLLFPLLFNLIAVAILAMMGFEVGAIVLCIVGIMMVVYYEVKLNKIKRMHRAFKKFNARYHVLP; the protein is encoded by the exons ATGAAAGAAAGGACAAATAATtacttttatctttttagtAAGGCTTTTACATATTCCATTTTAATATGGATATGGCAACGTTTCGAGCAG TCACCTTCCTGCGGGGAACCATGGAACATAGAAGGCAAGCAAAATGACTCTTCAGGGCTAAGGGCTAGTAGATTGCTGAGGGGGGACGCCATTATGGATTTTCATCAGGGCTATCCGCAATACAGAGATAGGTATATGCAAGGCCCAGTAGATCAcagaggaggagcaggaggaggtGGTTTTGCACACCAGTTATCTTCATTATTGAAAGATAAAcgtattcaaaaaaaaattaataaaatgctAAAAGGTATAAAGCAGCACGGTCAAATGAACGATTTAAGATTTAATGGTAATATTGATAAACTACAAAAGCTATTAAAAGGTGAGAAGGGCTATGAGGAATTATCGCGTAAACACTTTcctaataataattatgacaGTTTTCAAGATCCCCGCAATCCCAACTATAGAGATCCAAGATATCCCGACCCAAGGAATCCCAACTATAGAGATCAAAGATATCCAGACCCAAGAAATCCCAATTATAGAGATCAGCAATATCCCGACCCAAGAAACCCCAATTATAGAGATCAGCAATATCCAGACCCAAGAAACCCCAATTATAGAGATCAGCAATATCCCGACCCAAGAAATCCCAACTATAGAGATCAGCAACATCCAGACCCAAGAAACCCCAATTATAGAGATCAGCAATATCCCGACCCAAGAAACCCCAATTATAGAGGTCAGCAACATCCAGACCCAAGAAACCCCAATTATAGAGATCAGCAATATCCCGACCCAAGTAATCCCAACTATAGAGATCAGCAATACCCCGACCCAAGAAATCCCAACTATAGAGATCAGCAATATCCCGACCCAAGAAACCCCAACTATAGAGATCAGCAATATCCCGACCCAAGAAACCCCAATTATAGAGGTCAGCAATATCCCGACCCAAGAAACCCCAACTATAGAGATCAGCAACATCCCGACCCAAGAAATCCCAACTATAGAGATCAGCAACATCCAGACCCAAGAAATCAAAATTATAGAGATGAGCGACACCCTGATCCACGAAACCCCAACTATAGAGATGAACAACATCCAGACCCAAGAAATCAAAATTATAGAGATGAGAGACATCCAGACCCAAGAAATCAAAATTATAGAGATGAGAGACACCCAGACCAGGGAAACCAAAATTATGGGGAAGATCGACGTCCCGACCGacgaaacagaaaaaatagggaagACCGACACCCTGATCCACGAAATGCCAGTCATGACGATGAAGAACACTCTGATCCACGAAAACCCAATTATAGAGATGAGAGACACCCAGACCAGGGAAACCAAAATTATGGGGAAGATCGACGTCCCGACCGacgaaacagaaaaaatagggaagACCGACACCCTGATCCACGAAATGCCAGTCATGACGATGAAGAACACTCTGATCCACGAAAACCCAATTATAGAGATGAGCGACACCCAGACCAGGGAGACCAAAATTATGGGGAAGATCGACGTCCCGACCGAcgaaataggaaaaatagGGAAGACCGACACCCTGATTCAAGAAATGCCAGTCATAACGATGAAGAATATCCCGGTCCAAGAAACCGAAGGCGTAAGGAAGAGCGACATCCCGATCGACGAAACAGAAAATATAGGGAAGACCGACATCCCGACCGAAGAAATCCTAATTACAATTCCATGGATCGAGGTAATGAAGGAAAGTATCCTTATGATCATGAAAAATCATCAGCTTCAATGAAAAGTGAATATGATTCGGAAAAACAATATCCCCCACAAAATTACGATGATCGTTTTAATGGACCGTATAATTCATTCGATACagatgaaaattataaaggaCAATATAATAgaccaaaaaaggggggttaTCCCGATCAACAGTTTAATGCACCAAAACACTATGGACCATATGGCCCTAATGTAAAGGATTCGAAACATCAGAAGAAGGGTCATAAATCACAACACGCTCCAAACGTTTTTGGCCATCCTCAACAGCATCTTGATATGAGGAAAGGACCAGGGAATTTTCAGCAGGAAGCATTTCGTGGAATGACACCAGATAATAGGCAAAAATCAGGTGAAGCATTAATGAGAGAAGAATATGAGAAAGCCAAAGAATCTAAAAAAGAGCTTGCAAAAGAACGCACGGCGCTTggaaatttattaaaatatatagataCATCATTTGAATACGAAATGATGCGTTCaatgaaagcaaaaaataaagaaaccAGCcctgtaaaagaaaaaggtatGCGaagtacattatttttttatatgaagaaatacaaactgcttttcccacttttgtTTAACTTAATAGCTGTGGCCATACTTGCAATGATGGGCTTTGAAGTAGGTGCTATTGTACTTTGCATCGTAGGTATTATGATGGTAGTTTATTACGAggttaaattaaataaaattaaaagaatgcATAGagctttcaaaaaatttaatgctCGTTATCACGTATTACCATAA